One Mugil cephalus isolate CIBA_MC_2020 chromosome 17, CIBA_Mcephalus_1.1, whole genome shotgun sequence genomic window, TGGTCAAAAAGCAACTTCtccacaaaaataataaacatacaaggcttttttttttttttacatgttcatTTCAACTAAAATATTACCCCCAAAAACAATATTCTTTAAATTTatgactttgtttttcctctttttgtatTGCATTTCCATCCTTTTCATTGGGTTTGTCACTGAAATGTGTTCAATACTAATCATACTTCAGTGAGAACATTCAGTCCAATTTTGATACTTCACCGATTCCTGCTCCAGAAGCTCGTGCTTCACATCTAAAACCTAAAACTGGGATTAAACCGTTAAATCCCGCCAACCTTTCCGGCCTTTGTGCCGTGTGTGATGTTACAACAATGGTGTTTTTAAAGCCGGAGCCGTGCGTCTGCGCCGACCACCTTCCCCTGTTTTGGCTGACTTTGTGCCTGTTTCTGGTAAACAGTCAATTCACAGCAGCGCTGGGGTCTCACGCGAAGGAAGACGCACTCACCGACAGAAAGAGCATGCAGTACATCCCGAAGGACGAGTGGCCGGAGTAAAACGATAACCTGCGGagcaaaagaacaaaagacTTTTACTGCGGCGCTCGGTGGATTTGATGAGTAAGGCGTAAGACATCTAGATGCGACAACACTCATGATCATTAACATTAACCCCTTAAATACTCTGACAATAACTCACTTTGTGTAACAATGGACATTTGTCATTACCCTTTCGTTCATTTATAGTTCTAATCTTTTCGCAAGAACAGTCAAATTCATCCGGTAACTGATGAGTGCAAGTAGtaacaaaatgatgaaaacacatttcttgaTGATATCCACTTCGTATTCATCGTTATGGAAACAAGACTAAAACTAATTACCTTTAAGGAAAAATGAATTGTGTCATTGTaaataagctaaataaataacGGTTAGTAATGACGAATAcgtttttgtgcatgtgacGTGCAGTTTTTCTTACTCAGTTAATATTTCTGGCTAAACCGTTTAATGcgggggtgtcaaacataaggcgcgggggccaaaactggcccggCGGAGAGTCCAGTCTGGCCCCAGaatgaatgtgtgaaaatgacactGACATGACATGATGAAAAGTCATCAATCATCTACAATTCTTTCaataaaatgctaaataaaatttTCCAGTAGGgttcacactttttttgtgaGAGTTACGCACCAAAATCGCACTTATTTTTATTGAgaaatttagtttagttgtgtATAAGATGGTTCGTAAAAAGgatttaattcataaaatataaacatgcttgttcttctttgcactaaaacaaagggaaacatttggagttatttataggttatttttctattatgtTTGTGGTCCGGCTCCCTTGAGATGGAATTGGGCTTTGTATATACACGTCCTAAATCTTCCACTTATTTGAGACACGTAAACCCCTTTTAACTCCTCAAATCCACACTCTTGATCTCACTATTTTTGAATTAATGCGTCGACTCACCTGGATTCAGTCACATTGCGCTGGCTCCCGGTGCAGTTGATCTGCAGCACGTATCCGTTACAGCTGGTCGGCGCGCACACGGATAGGAAGTTGGGACGGGGGCGACCTATGGTGAACTTGGCCAGGTCGGTCAGCGACTGGCTGACGGCAGCTCCGAAGAGGAAGGTGCCCACCACCTTGTAGAGAGCCGACAGGTACTGGTTGAACTCGGAGTTGGAGCGCAGACGATTGGTGCGCACCAGGTAGGCCTCGCCTGTAGTGATCTGCGGAGGTGAAAGGGTGAGAGGTGTGTGCGGGTAATTCGGAGAACTACGTGCGGCCTGTAGTGAGAGGGGTTAGAGGCGGGCTAGATAGAGGGCCGGGACTCACGATGACTATGGAGCAGGTGATGGTGATGGCGGCCATGGCTCCGTGAGAGACGGTGTCTCTCCTGTAGGGATAGCTGATACTCGTGTCATCGCAGTAGATTCCTCTCTGGTAAGGACTGAACATCAGCGTGAGGATGGCCGAAGGCAGAGCCGCTGGGgataagaataaaagaagatgAACGCTGTTTTATAAGCATTCAGAACTTATTAACCCTTTGGAGTCCAGAGTAACCTCGCACAcctcacattattatttttttcattttgacaaactatAGTAACACATTGGACTacactaaaaacattaaatctgagcagttaaaatatgtttaacgagccatttttataacttagaatgcaaatctaatGTGTAAATTTCTTAATCTTCTTAAACTTATGTACAAACTTAGccaacaacaaagctatttataactattgCCACTAAAATGCAGCTATTTACAACCATCTATAAAATTGTCATGTGTAagaataagtaataatatctaaaatT contains:
- the LOC125024253 gene encoding phospholipid phosphatase 2-like encodes the protein MPEQGKKLILIVVDILCVFVAALPSAILTLMFSPYQRGIYCDDTSISYPYRRDTVSHGAMAAITITCSIVIITTGEAYLVRTNRLRSNSEFNQYLSALYKVVGTFLFGAAVSQSLTDLAKFTIGRPRPNFLSVCAPTSCNGYVLQINCTGSQRNVTESRLSFYSGHSSFGMYCMLFLSLYVQARMKGKWTRLVRPTIQFFLVAFAVYVGYTRVSDYKHHWSDVLVGLLQGALIAVLTVRYVSDFFKQRPPLCTRQEPPEVEHLGRKPSPQPSDPQHENHYNCS